Proteins from a single region of Geoalkalibacter sp.:
- a CDS encoding flagellar basal body P-ring protein FlgI, whose product MSLKKTSCVLSILAVLCALCLPPTAQATRVKDIARLEGVRDNQLVGYGLVVGLNGTGDSASTQFTVQSLVSMMERLGVSVNRNQVKVDNVAAVMVTAQLPPFAKAGSTIDVQVSSIGDADSLVGGTLLMTPLKGPDGNVYAVAQGSLVVGALAFGGKAATVQKNHPTAARIPGGALVEREVALAFGGGDTLTYRIQSADFTTVARLSQVINQRFGAGTASAVDGASVRVNLPAAYQGQLIEFIAAMEELTLTPDSVARVVINEKTGTIVMGDNVRIQRVAVSHGNLNLVVAESAQVSQPGPFSQGQTAVVPQTSVEVTEEMGNLVVVEPGVSLGEIARALNAIGATPRDLIAIFQAIKASGALHAELVVL is encoded by the coding sequence CTGCGTCCTGTCTATCCTTGCGGTCCTGTGCGCCCTTTGTCTTCCCCCGACCGCCCAGGCCACCCGCGTCAAGGACATCGCCCGCCTCGAAGGCGTGCGCGACAACCAGCTGGTGGGCTACGGCCTGGTGGTGGGCCTCAACGGCACCGGCGACAGCGCCAGCACCCAGTTCACCGTGCAGTCCCTGGTGAGCATGATGGAGCGGCTCGGCGTCTCGGTGAACCGCAACCAGGTCAAGGTCGACAACGTCGCCGCCGTCATGGTCACCGCCCAGCTGCCCCCCTTCGCCAAGGCGGGCAGCACCATCGACGTGCAGGTGTCCTCCATCGGCGATGCCGACAGCCTGGTGGGGGGCACCCTGCTCATGACGCCCCTCAAGGGCCCCGACGGCAACGTCTACGCCGTGGCCCAGGGGTCGCTGGTGGTGGGCGCCCTGGCCTTCGGCGGCAAGGCCGCCACGGTGCAGAAAAATCATCCCACCGCCGCGCGCATTCCCGGCGGTGCGCTGGTCGAGCGCGAGGTGGCCCTGGCCTTCGGCGGCGGCGACACGCTCACCTACCGCATCCAGAGCGCCGACTTCACCACCGTGGCGCGCCTGAGCCAGGTCATCAACCAGCGCTTCGGCGCGGGCACCGCCAGCGCCGTCGACGGCGCCAGCGTGCGCGTCAACCTGCCCGCGGCCTACCAGGGTCAGCTCATCGAGTTCATCGCCGCCATGGAGGAGCTGACCCTCACGCCCGACAGCGTGGCGCGGGTGGTGATCAACGAGAAGACCGGCACCATCGTCATGGGCGACAATGTGCGCATCCAGCGCGTCGCGGTCAGTCACGGCAATCTCAACCTGGTGGTGGCCGAATCGGCCCAGGTCTCCCAGCCCGGTCCCTTCTCCCAGGGCCAGACGGCGGTGGTGCCCCAGACCAGCGTCGAGGTCACGGAGGAGATGGGCAACCTGGTGGTGGTCGAGCCCGGCGTGTCCCTGGGCGAGATCGCCCGCGCCCTCAACGCCATCGGCGCCACCCCCCGCGACCTCATCGCCATCTTCCAGGCGATCAAGGCCAGCGGCGCCCTGCACGCCGAGCTGGTGGTGCTCTAG
- a CDS encoding rod-binding protein: protein MNSTIDPKMLLSPAVTKTPETSVNRKDPEALRKACQDFEALFVHSLFKEMRKTIPTDGLLPRGMGEDAYVEMMDWEMAQRSSRTQGLGIAEALFRQLGGEKDQ from the coding sequence ATGAACTCGACCATTGATCCCAAAATGCTCCTGTCCCCGGCGGTGACGAAGACACCCGAGACGAGCGTCAACCGCAAGGATCCCGAGGCGCTGCGCAAGGCCTGTCAGGATTTCGAGGCCCTGTTCGTGCACAGCCTGTTCAAGGAAATGCGCAAGACCATCCCCACGGATGGGCTGCTGCCGCGCGGCATGGGCGAGGACGCCTATGTCGAGATGATGGACTGGGAAATGGCCCAGCGCAGTTCGCGCACCCAGGGTCTGGGCATCGCCGAGGCGCTGTTTCGGCAGCTGGGCGGGGAGAAGGACCAATGA
- the flgM gene encoding flagellar biosynthesis anti-sigma factor FlgM gives MSIKKIFGNQMVPPLVPARGTQKTASGKPEAARATDKVDFSSVLQQVNKAKESPAMADAQRAEKVAALKAQIAAGTYRPDLHQVAASLLKYITEDGNNGQSGNL, from the coding sequence ATGAGCATCAAGAAAATTTTCGGCAATCAGATGGTACCGCCCCTGGTGCCGGCGCGCGGCACGCAAAAAACCGCCTCCGGCAAACCGGAGGCCGCGCGGGCGACGGATAAGGTCGACTTCTCCAGCGTGCTGCAGCAGGTCAACAAAGCCAAGGAGTCTCCCGCCATGGCCGACGCGCAGCGCGCCGAGAAAGTCGCCGCCCTCAAGGCGCAGATCGCCGCAGGCACCTATCGACCCGACCTCCATCAGGTCGCCGCGAGTCTGTTGAAGTACATCACGGAGGATGGAAACAATGGCCAGTCTGGAAACCTGTGA
- the flgK gene encoding flagellar hook-associated protein FlgK produces MAGLLSALNAGKTSLRTSQKAVEIAGNNIANVNTPGYSRQVAVFQPVPSLELRGFFIGQGVNINNIAREHDVFLTRQIHDKSGTLGEESARSAPMAELERIFSVAENNLSTEIDRFFDSWKELSSNPSGQTERQIVLQRGELLSRSFNEAVTNLTSAQRNINAAVESKVTGINPVLQEIADLNLRISTLEISGQTANNDRDRRDLLIEEVSRQLGVTYYEENGKVSLQLPGGLPLVQDTQAMTIETRLDANLNLQLELRTGPNSVTPISLGMIGGEFKGLMSVRDQFIPQRMEELDHLAYTLAHAVNGLHEGGVDLNGDPGQAFFTATPNAPGPAPNPPAVPLALHEKGFAKTIAVTLGDTRLVAAAASDTGIGDNRNALAISALADNLTVMDGNDSFVGYFSKITSKVGVEASRAKLSAQGMEDAMVQIKNLRDATVGVSLEQEMIDLIQFQKGFEASAKFLAVVDELMESLLNLKR; encoded by the coding sequence ATGGCCGGACTGCTCAGCGCCCTCAATGCCGGCAAGACCAGCCTGCGCACCAGCCAGAAGGCGGTCGAAATCGCCGGCAACAACATCGCCAACGTCAACACCCCGGGCTATTCGCGTCAGGTGGCGGTGTTCCAGCCGGTGCCCTCCCTGGAGCTGCGCGGCTTTTTCATCGGCCAGGGGGTCAACATCAACAACATCGCGCGCGAGCACGACGTTTTTCTGACCCGTCAGATCCATGACAAAAGCGGCACGCTGGGCGAGGAAAGCGCGCGCTCGGCCCCCATGGCCGAACTCGAGCGCATCTTCAGCGTCGCCGAGAACAACCTGTCCACGGAAATCGACCGTTTCTTCGACAGCTGGAAGGAGCTCTCGTCCAATCCCAGCGGCCAGACCGAGCGGCAGATCGTGCTGCAGCGCGGTGAGCTGCTCTCTCGCTCCTTCAACGAGGCCGTGACCAACCTGACCAGCGCCCAGCGCAACATCAACGCCGCGGTGGAATCCAAGGTCACGGGGATCAACCCCGTCCTGCAGGAGATCGCCGATCTCAACCTGCGCATCTCGACCCTGGAGATTTCCGGGCAGACGGCCAACAACGACCGCGACCGGCGCGATCTGCTCATCGAGGAAGTCTCGCGCCAGCTCGGCGTGACCTACTACGAGGAGAACGGCAAGGTTTCCCTGCAGCTGCCCGGCGGCCTGCCCCTGGTGCAGGACACCCAGGCCATGACCATCGAGACGCGCCTCGACGCCAATCTCAACCTGCAACTGGAGTTGCGTACCGGACCCAATTCCGTCACGCCCATCAGCCTCGGGATGATCGGCGGCGAGTTCAAGGGCCTGATGAGCGTGCGCGACCAATTCATCCCGCAGCGCATGGAAGAGCTCGATCATCTGGCCTACACCCTGGCCCACGCGGTCAACGGCCTGCATGAGGGCGGCGTCGATCTCAACGGCGATCCCGGCCAGGCGTTTTTCACCGCCACGCCCAACGCGCCGGGCCCAGCGCCCAATCCGCCCGCCGTGCCCCTGGCGCTGCATGAGAAGGGCTTCGCCAAGACCATCGCCGTGACCCTGGGCGACACCCGGCTGGTGGCCGCAGCCGCCAGCGACACCGGCATCGGCGACAACCGCAACGCCCTGGCGATTTCGGCCCTGGCCGACAACCTGACGGTGATGGACGGCAACGATTCCTTCGTCGGCTATTTCTCGAAGATCACCAGCAAGGTGGGCGTCGAGGCGAGCCGTGCCAAGCTCAGCGCCCAGGGCATGGAGGATGCCATGGTGCAGATCAAGAACCTGCGCGATGCCACCGTGGGCGTGTCCCTGGAGCAGGAAATGATCGATCTCATCCAGTTCCAGAAGGGCTTCGAGGCCTCGGCCAAGTTTCTCGCCGTGGTCGACGAACTGATGGAATCCCTGCTCAACCTCAAGAGGTAA
- the flgL gene encoding flagellar hook-associated protein FlgL, which produces MRATLTTTYRSLLANLTQSSTRLEDLRLQAATGKRMSKPSDDPSAIRPVLNARGQIRMSERFLNTLGTAADRLGILDTHMERVENLMQRAQETLVYAGNGSLSPQDLRTLGEQMRLMKDELLSVANANVEGKYLFSGYKENIKPYPTGAPGEFEGDASAIELEIGPGEKVKVNLSGPEVFGDPGTGKDMWRLFDDMIAALAAGDANAALAEMSNLDRAAEQARTQRSQAGNLAQRVDQSQINMQDMRIDMMAMLSRFEDADIVETLTNMTMQETAFKAALDITSRVSKLSILDYMR; this is translated from the coding sequence ATGCGCGCGACCCTGACCACCACCTATCGCAGCCTGCTCGCCAATCTCACCCAGTCGTCCACGCGGCTTGAGGATCTGCGCCTGCAAGCCGCCACCGGCAAGCGCATGAGCAAGCCCTCCGACGACCCCTCGGCGATTCGTCCGGTGCTCAACGCGCGCGGCCAGATCCGCATGTCCGAGCGCTTTCTCAACACCCTGGGCACCGCCGCCGATCGTCTCGGCATCCTCGATACCCACATGGAGCGCGTCGAGAACCTCATGCAGCGCGCCCAGGAAACCCTGGTCTACGCCGGCAACGGCAGTCTCTCGCCCCAGGATCTGCGCACCCTCGGCGAGCAGATGCGTCTGATGAAGGATGAGCTGCTGTCCGTGGCCAACGCCAACGTCGAGGGCAAGTACCTGTTTTCCGGCTACAAGGAAAACATCAAGCCCTATCCCACGGGTGCGCCCGGCGAGTTCGAGGGCGATGCGAGCGCCATCGAGTTGGAAATCGGTCCCGGCGAAAAGGTCAAGGTCAACCTGAGCGGCCCCGAGGTGTTCGGTGATCCCGGCACGGGCAAGGACATGTGGCGGCTCTTCGACGATATGATCGCGGCGCTTGCCGCAGGCGACGCCAACGCGGCCCTGGCCGAAATGAGCAACCTCGACCGCGCCGCCGAGCAGGCGCGCACCCAGCGCTCCCAGGCCGGCAACTTGGCGCAGCGCGTCGACCAGTCGCAGATCAACATGCAGGACATGCGCATCGACATGATGGCCATGCTCTCGCGCTTCGAGGACGCCGACATCGTCGAGACCCTGACCAACATGACCATGCAGGAGACCGCCTTCAAGGCGGCCCTCGACATCACCTCGCGGGTGTCGAAACTGTCCATCCTCGATTACATGCGTTAG
- the csrA gene encoding carbon storage regulator CsrA: MLVLTRKIGEGIVIGDDIRITVVDIKGGSIRIGIEAPADKKIYRQEVFERICRENQEATQWNPSDLDVLSESLKGRAPK; encoded by the coding sequence ATGCTGGTACTGACCCGCAAGATCGGCGAAGGCATCGTGATCGGCGACGACATCCGCATCACGGTGGTGGACATCAAGGGCGGCTCGATCCGCATCGGCATCGAGGCCCCCGCCGACAAAAAAATCTACCGGCAGGAAGTCTTCGAGCGCATCTGCCGTGAAAACCAGGAGGCCACGCAGTGGAACCCATCCGATCTGGATGTCTTGAGCGAGAGCTTGAAGGGCAGGGCGCCCAAATGA
- a CDS encoding flagellar assembly protein FliW: protein MNTIVGTRFGDIDYDPSKTLHFPEGLIGFGQLRDFVVMPQNRPGPLFWIQSVEEPALAFVLTDPCGFFLDYAVTPDAVERKKLGIDTDDECLVLAVVTVPPDRRITLNLAAPILFAPKTNRALQVILEKTSWQTRTPLPAA, encoded by the coding sequence ATGAACACCATCGTCGGCACGCGCTTCGGCGACATCGACTACGATCCGAGCAAGACCCTCCATTTTCCCGAGGGGCTCATCGGCTTCGGCCAATTGCGCGATTTCGTGGTCATGCCGCAAAACCGCCCCGGGCCGCTGTTCTGGATTCAGAGCGTCGAGGAGCCGGCCCTGGCCTTCGTGCTCACCGACCCCTGCGGCTTTTTTCTGGATTACGCCGTGACGCCCGATGCCGTCGAGCGCAAGAAGCTCGGCATCGACACCGACGACGAATGCCTGGTGCTGGCGGTGGTGACCGTGCCCCCCGACCGCCGGATCACCCTCAACCTCGCCGCGCCCATCCTCTTTGCGCCCAAGACCAACCGCGCCCTGCAGGTGATCCTCGAAAAAACGTCCTGGCAGACCCGCACGCCCCTGCCCGCCGCCTGA